One Rattus rattus isolate New Zealand chromosome 12, Rrattus_CSIRO_v1, whole genome shotgun sequence genomic window carries:
- the LOC116913699 gene encoding olfactory receptor 11G2-like, with product MKTFSSTINSSTITGFILLGFPYPREGQILLFVLFFIVYLLILMGNASIICAVYCDQRLHTPMYLLLANFSFLEIWYVTSTVPNMLANFLSETKVISFSGCFLQFYFFFSFGSTECFFLAVMAFDRYLAICRPLHYPALMTRHLCNILVISCWVLGFLWFPVPIIIISQMSFCGSRIIDHFLCDPGPLLALACSRAPLMEFFWTIIMTLLLVLPFLFIMTSYILVLRTVFKLPSRDGQKKAFSTCGSHVTVVSLFYGSVMIMYMSPTSEHAAGMQKLVTLFYSVGTPLLNPIIYSLRNKDMKNALQKILRT from the coding sequence ATGAAAACCTTCAGCAGCACCATAAACTCCAGCACCATCACTGGCTTCATCCTCTTGGGCTTCCCCTACCCCAGGGAGGGGCAAatcctcctctttgtcctcttctTCATTGTCTACCTCCTCATCCTCATGGGCAACGCTTCCATCATCTGTGCAGTGTACTGTGATCAGAGactccacacccccatgtaccTCCTGCTGGCCAACTTCTCCTTCCTGGAGATCTGGTATGTCACTTCCACAGTCCCCAACATGTTAGCCAACTTCCTCTCTGAAACCAAAGTCATCTCTTTCTCTGGGTGCTTCCTGcagttctatttcttcttctcctttggtTCTACAGAATGCTTTTTCCTGGCAGTCATGGCATTTGATCGCTACCTTGCCATCTGCAGGCCTCTACATTACCCTGCCCTCATGACTAGGCACCTCTGCAACATCCTTGTGATCAGTTGCTGGGTGCTTGGTTTCCTCTGGTTCCCTgttcccatcatcatcatctcccaGATGTCCTTCTGTGGGTCCAGAATTATAGACCACTTCCTGTGTGACCCTGGTCCTCTTTTGGCCCTTGCCTGTTCCAGAGCCCCATTGATGGAGTTTTTCTGGACAATTATAATGACTCTGCTCCtggttcttcctttcctcttcatcATGACATCTTATATATTGGTCCTGAGAACTGTGTTCAAACTTCCTTCAAGAGACGGACAAAAAAAGGCCTTTTCCACTTGTGGGTCACATGTGACTGTGGTTTCTCTTTTCTATGGCTCAGTGATGATAATGTATATGAGCCCAACATCTGAACATGCAGCTGGAATGCAGAAGCTTGTGACTCTGTTTTATTCTGTGGGTACTCCACTCCTTAATCCTATAATATACAgtctgagaaacaaagatatgAAAAACGCCCTGCAGAAGattttaagaacataa